One window of Strigops habroptila isolate Jane chromosome Z, bStrHab1.2.pri, whole genome shotgun sequence genomic DNA carries:
- the GHR gene encoding growth hormone receptor: protein MDLWHLLFALALVCANDSLSASDDLLRWPQISKCRSPELETFSCYWTDGSFYNLTAPGTIQLLYMKRNDEDWKECPDYITAGENSCYFNTSYTSIWIPYCVKLANKDEVFDEKCFSVDEIVLPDPPVHLNWTLLNTSQTGIHGDIQVRWDPPPTADVQKGWITLEYELQYKEVNETKWKELEPRLSTMVPLYSLKIGRDYEIRVRSRQRTSEKFGEFSEILFVSFSQAGLELVHCAEEIEFPWFLVVIFGTCGLAVTVILILLSKQPRLKMLIFPPVPVPKIKGIDPDLLKKGKLDEVNSILASHDSYKTQLYNDDLWVEFIELDIEDPDEKNRASDTDRLLSEDHLKSHSCLGAKDDDSGRASCCEPDIPETDFSASDTCDAISDIDQFKKVTEKEEDLLCLDRKDESFASLADTDTRHLHMSAQPENSQPWPPFADSIDSASPSVHTQLSNQNSLTSTDFYAQVSDITPAGRVVLSPGQKYKMGRAPCEGCTEQNFTMDNAYFCEADVKKCIAVMSHEEDEPRIQEQSYNEDAYFTTESLTTTGVNLGASAAENPSSEMPVPDYTSIHIVHSPQGLVLNATALPVPDKEFNMSCGYVSTDQLNKIMP from the exons ACCTTTTGCGGTGGCCACAAATCAGCAAGTGCAGATCACCTGAACTGGAGACGTTTTCATGTTATTGGACTGACGGAAGCTTTTATAACCTCACTGCTCCAGGAACAATACAGCTATTGTACATGAAAAG GAATGATGAAGACTGGAAAGAATGCCCTGATTATATCACTGCAGGAGAAAATAGCTGTTATTTCAACACATCCTACACCTCTATTTGGATACCATATTGCGTTAAGCTTGCCAATAAAGATGAAGTAtttgatgaaaaatgtttcagcGTTGATGAAATAG TACTACCTGATCCCCCTGTCCACCTTAACTGGACTCTGCTAAATACTAGTCAGACTGGGATCCATGGGGATATCCAGGTAAGATGGGATCCACCACCAACTGCAGATGTTCAGAAAGGATGGATTACTCTGGAGTATGAATTGCAGTACAAAGAAGTTAATGAGACAAAATGGAAGGAG TTAGAACCCAGGCTGTCAACAATGGTTCCACTGTACTCTCTGAAGATTGGAAGAGATTATGAGATACGAGTCCGATCAAGACAACGTACCTCCGAAAAGTTTGGGGAGTTCAGTGAAATcctttttgtatctttttctcAAGCAGGCCTTGAACTTGTTCATTGTGCTGAAG AAATTGAGTTTCCATGGTTCTTAGTTGTTATCTTTGGAACATGTGGGCTGGCCGTAACAGTGATCTTGATCCTGCTGTCTAAACAACCAAG gttaaaaatgcttatttttcctcctgtgccAGTTCCAAAGATTAAGGGGATTGACCCAGACCTCTTGAAG aAGGGAAAGCTAGATGAAGTGAACTCCATCTTAGCCAGCCATGACAGCTACAAGACACAGCTTTATAATGACGACTTGTGGGTTGAGTTTATTGAGTTGGACATAGAAGACCCTGATGAAAAGAACAGAGCCTCAGATACTGACAGGCTCCTGAGTGAAGATCATCTGAAATCACACAGTTGCTTGGGAGCAAAGGATGATGATTCTGGACGGGCCAGTTGTTGTGAACCAGATATTCCAGAGACAGACTTCAGTGCAAGCGACACATGTGATGCCATCTCTGATATTGATCAGTTCAAAAAGgtaactgaaaaagaagaggatCTCTTGTGCCTTGATAGAAAAGATGAGTCATTTGCAAGCCTTGCCGACACAGACACCCGACATCTGCATATGAGTGCCCAGCCCGAAAATAGCCAGCCATGGCCACCTTTTGCAGACAGCATTGATTCAGCTAGTCCATCGGTCCATACCCAGCTAAGTAACCAGAATTCGTTGACAAGTACTGACTTTTACGCGCAAGTGAGTGATATTACTCCAGCAGGCAGAGTTGTACTTTCACCAGggcagaaatacaaaatgggGAGAGCACCATGTGAAGGCTGCACAGAACAAAACTTCACCATGGACAATGCCTACTTCTGTGAGGCAGATGTGAAAAAATGTATTGCTGTGATGTCCCACGAAGAGGATGAGCCACGTATTCAGGAGCAAAGCTATAATGAGGATGCTTACTTCACCACAGAGAGCCTTACCACTACTGGTGTCAATCTTGgagcttcagcagcagaaaacccAAGTTCAGAGATGCCTGTCCCAGACTATACGTCTATTCATATTGTTCACTCTCCACAAGGCCTTGTGCTCAATGCAACCGCACTGCCTGTGCCAGACAAGGAATTCAACATGTCTTGTGGCTATGTGAGCACAGACCAGCTGAACAAAATCATGCCATAA